A section of the Streptomyces sp. NBC_00178 genome encodes:
- a CDS encoding alpha/beta hydrolase produces MAERPPSAAVLILHGGYETGLAAPAPGALNLPGLRMLPISRAVAHAVRGDRGVRVQRVRYTHRGWNGARKDPLHDAVRVLDDLRREAGDIPVVLLGHSMGARAALHAAGHPLVRSVVGLAPWCPPGDPVTQLAGRDVVLLHSTRDRVTSPLASQSLTARARRAGARTCLVTIPGSDHAMIRRAPAWHHLAGLLVSGLLGLAPVPERVEAALELPPGAAVSEGTLSLDRLDAGAPLPRRCGAARGGRR; encoded by the coding sequence GTGGCCGAACGACCGCCCTCGGCAGCGGTGCTCATCCTCCACGGCGGTTACGAGACCGGCCTGGCCGCACCCGCGCCGGGGGCTCTGAACCTGCCCGGTCTGCGCATGCTGCCGATATCGCGCGCGGTGGCGCACGCGGTCCGCGGCGACCGCGGGGTCCGGGTGCAGCGCGTGCGCTACACGCACCGGGGCTGGAACGGCGCCCGGAAGGACCCCCTGCACGACGCCGTGCGCGTCCTGGACGACCTCCGTCGCGAGGCGGGTGACATCCCCGTCGTCCTCCTCGGCCACTCGATGGGCGCCCGTGCAGCCCTGCACGCGGCCGGCCACCCCCTGGTCCGCTCGGTGGTCGGCCTCGCCCCCTGGTGCCCGCCGGGCGACCCGGTGACCCAGCTGGCGGGCCGGGACGTCGTGCTGCTGCACAGCACCCGGGACCGGGTGACCAGCCCCCTGGCGTCCCAGTCGCTCACGGCGAGGGCCCGCCGTGCGGGCGCCCGCACCTGCCTGGTGACGATCCCCGGCAGCGACCACGCGATGATCCGCCGGGCCCCGGCCTGGCACCACCTCGCCGGACTGCTCGTGAGCGGTCTCCTGGGCCTGGCCCCGGTACCCGAGCGGGTCGAGGCGGCCCTGGAGCTGCCTCCCGGGGCCGCCGTCTCGGAGGGCACCCTGTCGCTGGACCGGCTGGACGCCGGTGCGCCGCTGCCACGGAGATGCGGGGCGGCGCGCGGCGGCAGACGATGA
- a CDS encoding peroxiredoxin, giving the protein MASGPRTGQQAPDFTLPGGVLTEGAFARSDYTLSTARGRAVVLAFYPGDNTAVCTKQLCSYSSGFETFEGLDAEVWGISPQGVDSHEHFARGHGLRMPLLADEARETARAYGVAAPGIGVRRSVFLIGPDGVLRWKHVALLGATFQSMDTLAGQLSGIATP; this is encoded by the coding sequence ATGGCGTCAGGACCCCGAACCGGCCAGCAGGCACCCGACTTCACCCTCCCGGGCGGGGTGCTCACCGAGGGCGCCTTCGCCCGGTCCGACTACACGCTCTCCACCGCCCGCGGGCGGGCCGTCGTGCTCGCCTTCTACCCCGGTGACAACACGGCCGTCTGCACGAAGCAGCTGTGCTCGTACTCCTCGGGCTTCGAGACCTTCGAGGGACTCGACGCGGAGGTCTGGGGAATCAGTCCACAGGGTGTGGACAGCCACGAGCACTTCGCCCGCGGTCACGGCCTGCGCATGCCGCTGCTGGCCGACGAGGCGCGGGAGACGGCCCGGGCGTACGGAGTCGCGGCGCCCGGCATCGGGGTGCGCCGTTCCGTCTTCCTGATCGGCCCGGACGGGGTGCTGAGGTGGAAGCACGTCGCCCTGCTCGGTGCCACGTTCCAGTCGATGGACACCCTCGCCGGGCAGCTTTCCGGCATCGCAACTCCCTGA
- a CDS encoding flotillin family protein: protein MSPVLIAIVGVVVLVVLLALAVITRYKVAGPSQAFIITGRRGKKSTDPVTGRTSIDNSGQKVVVGGGVFVVPFVQQKFTLDLSSRHIPVAVRGAVTLRGVKSNLEGVAIVKVGGSEDAIRAAAQRFLQQQNGIVGFTQEVLSGALRAIVGRMSVEDIIRDRAAFAGQVAEEAEASLSGQGLILDAFQIQDITTEGSYLEDLGRPEAARAKQEADIAEAIARRASEQARLKAAEEIAIAERTFYLKQAEIKAETEAAAAKANAAGPLAEAARQQEVLAEQEKVAERQAALTDRELDTKVRKPADAARYRAEQEAEARRIAQVKEAEADAERSRLTGQGEKLHRSALADAVRIEGESEAAAIAAKGAAEAEAMQKKADAFKQYGDAAVLQMLVEVLPQVVAKAAEPLSAIDKMTVISTDGASQLSRTVTDNVAQGIELLNSTTGVDLGALLKNLQAKAAGTAPLAAVPAPSANGEKIEIKD from the coding sequence ATGAGTCCAGTACTGATCGCCATCGTCGGCGTCGTCGTCCTAGTCGTGCTCCTGGCCCTCGCCGTGATCACCCGGTACAAGGTCGCGGGCCCGAGCCAGGCCTTCATCATCACCGGGCGGCGCGGCAAGAAGTCCACCGATCCGGTGACCGGCCGCACCAGCATCGACAACAGCGGCCAGAAGGTCGTCGTGGGCGGCGGAGTCTTCGTCGTGCCGTTCGTCCAGCAGAAGTTCACGCTCGACCTCTCCAGCCGGCACATCCCCGTCGCCGTACGGGGCGCCGTCACGCTGCGCGGCGTGAAGTCCAACCTCGAAGGCGTCGCGATCGTCAAGGTCGGCGGCAGCGAGGACGCGATCCGGGCCGCGGCCCAGCGCTTCCTCCAGCAGCAGAACGGCATCGTCGGCTTCACCCAGGAGGTGCTGTCCGGCGCGCTGCGGGCCATCGTCGGCCGTATGTCCGTCGAGGACATCATCCGCGACCGTGCCGCGTTCGCCGGGCAGGTCGCCGAGGAGGCCGAGGCCAGCCTCTCCGGTCAGGGCCTCATCCTGGACGCCTTCCAGATCCAGGACATCACCACCGAGGGCTCCTACCTGGAGGACCTCGGCCGCCCGGAGGCCGCGCGCGCCAAGCAGGAGGCCGACATCGCCGAGGCCATCGCCCGGCGGGCGTCCGAGCAGGCCCGGCTGAAGGCGGCCGAGGAGATCGCCATCGCCGAGCGGACGTTCTACCTGAAGCAGGCCGAGATCAAGGCCGAGACCGAGGCCGCGGCGGCCAAGGCCAACGCGGCGGGTCCGCTCGCCGAGGCCGCCCGCCAGCAGGAGGTGCTCGCGGAGCAGGAGAAGGTCGCCGAGCGCCAGGCGGCCCTGACCGACCGCGAACTCGACACCAAGGTCCGCAAGCCCGCCGACGCGGCCCGCTACCGCGCGGAGCAGGAGGCCGAGGCCCGCCGCATCGCACAGGTCAAGGAGGCCGAGGCCGACGCGGAGCGGTCCCGCCTGACCGGTCAGGGCGAGAAGCTGCACCGCTCGGCGCTCGCCGACGCCGTGCGCATCGAGGGCGAGTCCGAGGCCGCCGCCATCGCGGCGAAGGGTGCCGCCGAGGCCGAGGCCATGCAGAAGAAGGCTGACGCCTTCAAACAGTACGGGGACGCGGCCGTCCTGCAGATGCTGGTCGAGGTGCTCCCCCAGGTCGTCGCCAAGGCGGCCGAGCCGCTCAGCGCGATCGACAAGATGACCGTCATCTCGACGGACGGCGCCAGTCAGCTGTCCCGCACGGTCACCGACAACGTCGCGCAGGGGATCGAGCTCCTCAACTCCACCACGGGTGTGGACCTGGGCGCGCTGCTGAAGAACCTCCAGGCCAAGGCCGCGGGCACCGCTCCACTTGCCGCGGTCCCGGCGCCCTCGGCCAACGGCGAGAAGATCGAGATCAAGGACTGA
- a CDS encoding DUF6892 domain-containing protein gives MFGNGLEYTVLDESRAFFEALEIGEELLAGVETLVVDGGAPVYDECSPVWDGEDALFGIHSLDDLALLPSLTRVSGTEMITVPGKRGILAARGVTVVGG, from the coding sequence GTGTTCGGCAACGGCCTGGAGTACACGGTGCTGGACGAGTCCCGCGCCTTCTTCGAGGCGCTGGAGATCGGCGAGGAACTCCTGGCGGGCGTGGAGACACTCGTCGTCGACGGCGGCGCCCCGGTGTACGACGAGTGCTCCCCGGTGTGGGACGGCGAGGACGCCCTCTTCGGCATCCACTCGCTCGACGACCTGGCGCTGCTGCCCAGCCTCACCCGTGTCTCCGGCACGGAGATGATCACGGTCCCCGGGAAGCGCGGGATCCTCGCGGCGCGGGGCGTCACCGTCGTCGGCGGCTGA
- a CDS encoding cation:proton antiporter regulatory subunit: MGTHRTSLPGVGVQYDYTTESGQHISVVVHHDGRRFLGFYEQDDPDSCVLSVPLTTAEATGLAHLIDAAPIDAVRTEGIDLVTEHIPLGTRSPYGGRLLGDTRARTRTGASIVAVLRTHSAHPSPGPDFRLAIGDTLVVVGTREGVDTLSEIIAEG; this comes from the coding sequence ATGGGAACCCACCGCACATCGCTGCCAGGAGTCGGCGTCCAGTACGACTACACGACGGAGTCGGGGCAGCACATCTCGGTCGTCGTGCACCACGACGGACGCCGGTTCCTCGGCTTCTACGAACAGGACGATCCTGATTCGTGCGTGCTCTCCGTGCCCCTGACCACCGCCGAGGCCACCGGGCTCGCCCACCTCATCGACGCGGCGCCGATCGACGCCGTACGCACCGAGGGCATCGACCTGGTCACCGAGCACATCCCGCTCGGGACCCGTTCGCCGTACGGCGGGCGGCTGCTCGGGGACACCCGGGCACGGACGAGGACGGGGGCGTCGATCGTCGCCGTCCTGCGGACGCACAGCGCGCACCCGTCGCCCGGACCGGACTTCCGGCTCGCCATCGGGGACACGCTCGTCGTCGTCGGAACCCGTGAGGGCGTGGACACGCTCTCCGAGATCATCGCGGAGGGCTGA
- a CDS encoding cation:proton antiporter: MHDTTALLVELGSVILGLGIIGRFAGRIGLSPIPLYLLAGLAFGEGGLLPLGASEEFTAIGAEIGVILLLLLLGLEYSASELVTSLKTQYPSGVVDFVLNATPGAIAGLLLGWGPVGAVALAGVTWISSSGVIAKVMTDMGRLGNRETPVILGVLVIEDLAMAVYLPLLTAMLAGVGLAGGSIALLIALGTVGFVLYLALRHGRLISRAVSSDNPEMLLLVVLGLTVLVAGVAQQLQVSAAVGAFLVGIALSGEVAEGARKLLTPLRDLFAAVFFVFFGLSTDPAEIPPVLLPAALLAVVTVFTKIGTGWYASRRAGIGPRGRWRAGGTLVARGEFSIVIAGLAVATEPRIGPIATAYVLILVIAGPLTARWTEPVASRLQAALAGKRKKPAAARDEPMPSHDDLTPEHAGRDSD; encoded by the coding sequence GTGCACGACACGACCGCACTGCTGGTGGAGCTCGGCTCCGTCATCCTGGGACTCGGCATCATCGGACGGTTCGCCGGGCGGATAGGGCTCTCGCCGATCCCGCTCTACCTCCTCGCCGGACTCGCGTTCGGGGAGGGCGGCCTGCTGCCGCTCGGCGCGAGCGAGGAGTTCACCGCCATCGGGGCGGAGATCGGCGTCATCCTGCTCCTGCTGCTCCTCGGGCTCGAGTACAGCGCCTCGGAACTCGTCACCAGCCTCAAGACGCAGTACCCGTCCGGAGTCGTCGACTTCGTGCTCAACGCGACGCCCGGTGCGATCGCCGGTCTGCTGCTCGGGTGGGGGCCGGTCGGCGCGGTCGCGCTGGCCGGGGTCACCTGGATCTCGTCGTCGGGTGTGATCGCCAAGGTGATGACCGACATGGGACGGCTCGGCAACCGGGAGACGCCCGTCATCCTGGGTGTCCTCGTCATCGAGGACCTCGCCATGGCCGTCTACCTGCCGCTGCTCACCGCGATGCTGGCGGGCGTCGGTCTGGCCGGCGGCAGCATCGCGCTGCTGATCGCGCTCGGCACCGTCGGGTTCGTGCTGTACCTCGCGCTGCGCCACGGCAGGCTCATCAGCCGGGCGGTGTCCTCCGACAACCCGGAGATGCTGCTGCTCGTCGTGCTCGGGCTCACCGTCCTGGTCGCCGGTGTGGCGCAGCAGCTCCAGGTGTCGGCGGCGGTCGGCGCGTTCCTGGTCGGCATCGCCCTGTCGGGCGAGGTCGCCGAGGGCGCCCGCAAGCTGCTGACGCCGCTGCGGGACCTGTTCGCCGCCGTCTTCTTCGTCTTCTTCGGCCTGTCGACCGATCCTGCGGAGATCCCGCCCGTGCTGCTCCCGGCGGCGCTGCTGGCGGTGGTGACGGTCTTCACGAAGATCGGCACGGGCTGGTACGCGTCCCGGCGGGCCGGAATCGGTCCGCGCGGCCGGTGGCGCGCGGGCGGCACGCTGGTCGCGCGCGGGGAGTTCTCGATCGTCATCGCCGGTCTGGCCGTGGCGACGGAACCGCGGATCGGGCCCATCGCGACGGCGTACGTCCTGATCCTGGTGATCGCCGGGCCGCTCACGGCGCGGTGGACGGAACCGGTCGCCTCCAGGCTGCAGGCGGCGCTGGCCGGCAAGCGGAAGAAGCCGGCCGCGGCGCGCGACGAGCCGATGCCGTCGCACGACGACCTGACGCCGGAGCACGCGGGGCGCGACTCCGACTGA
- a CDS encoding tellurite resistance TerB family protein, with protein MALWDRIKESASTMQTQLEAKKNDLKSGAFRDASMAMCALVAAADGSIDPSERQRVASLIAGNDVLRNFPADDLQRRFNEYVDKLTADFAFGKVSVLQEIGKARKKPAEARAVIQIGIVIGGADGDFDKSEQAVVREACFALDLPPHEFDL; from the coding sequence ATGGCCCTTTGGGATCGGATCAAGGAATCCGCGTCGACGATGCAGACGCAGCTGGAGGCGAAGAAGAACGACCTCAAGAGCGGGGCGTTCCGGGACGCGAGCATGGCCATGTGCGCCCTCGTGGCGGCCGCCGACGGCTCCATCGACCCGTCCGAGCGGCAGCGCGTCGCCTCGCTGATCGCCGGCAACGACGTGCTGCGGAACTTCCCGGCGGACGACCTGCAGCGCCGCTTCAACGAGTACGTGGACAAGCTGACCGCGGACTTCGCCTTCGGCAAGGTCAGCGTGCTCCAGGAGATCGGCAAGGCCAGGAAGAAGCCCGCCGAGGCCCGCGCCGTCATCCAGATCGGCATCGTCATCGGCGGCGCCGACGGCGACTTCGACAAGTCCGAGCAGGCCGTCGTCCGGGAGGCGTGCTTCGCGCTGGACCTGCCGCCGCACGAGTTCGACCTGTAG
- a CDS encoding PucR family transcriptional regulator yields the protein MAEPEIPGKFLEDYTRILSEVAAGGRRLTRDELEARRTLGREAAEAGHQLRALVRIHLAETRAAWPLTGPAGSDAVLAAVEQAVDAFAEGFERAQRLTVRREEAARREFIDDLLYGRSDMGRLAERATRFGLRLSRAHAVAVAAGPEAYTESDTVPRRVEAALLGRFGGRKILATTKDGRMVCIAPGSQPDVLRYFAKQAHAATDGGQVAVGRPHRGPGGVVHSYDEALDALDLAKRMALDDPVLYASDLLVYPVLTRDRQAMADLVRSELGPLREARGGAEPLLRTLSVYFEAGCVAAETARRLSLSVRALTYRLERIQQLTGSDPADPMHRYKLQTAVIGARLLDWPAKEL from the coding sequence GTGGCGGAGCCCGAGATCCCCGGGAAGTTCCTGGAGGACTACACCCGGATCCTGTCCGAGGTGGCGGCCGGCGGGCGCCGGCTCACGCGTGACGAACTGGAGGCCCGGCGCACGCTCGGCCGGGAAGCCGCGGAGGCGGGGCACCAGTTGCGCGCCCTGGTCCGTATCCATCTCGCGGAGACCCGCGCGGCCTGGCCGCTCACCGGTCCGGCCGGCAGCGACGCGGTGCTGGCCGCCGTGGAACAGGCGGTGGACGCCTTCGCGGAGGGCTTCGAGCGGGCGCAGCGGCTCACCGTGCGGCGGGAGGAGGCCGCGCGGCGGGAGTTCATCGACGACCTGCTGTACGGGCGCAGTGACATGGGACGGCTCGCCGAGCGGGCCACCCGTTTCGGGCTGCGGCTCTCGCGGGCCCACGCCGTGGCCGTGGCCGCGGGCCCGGAGGCGTACACCGAGTCGGACACCGTGCCCCGCCGGGTGGAGGCGGCTCTGCTGGGCCGCTTCGGCGGCCGGAAGATCCTGGCCACCACCAAGGACGGGCGCATGGTGTGCATTGCCCCCGGAAGCCAGCCCGACGTCCTGAGGTACTTCGCGAAGCAGGCGCACGCCGCCACCGACGGCGGCCAGGTCGCGGTGGGCCGCCCGCACCGCGGTCCCGGCGGGGTCGTCCACTCGTACGACGAGGCGCTCGACGCACTCGACCTGGCGAAGCGGATGGCCCTGGACGACCCGGTGCTGTACGCGAGCGACCTGCTGGTCTATCCGGTGCTGACCCGCGACCGGCAGGCGATGGCCGACCTGGTGCGCAGTGAGCTGGGCCCGCTGCGGGAGGCGAGGGGCGGGGCGGAACCCCTGCTGCGGACGCTGTCCGTCTACTTCGAGGCGGGGTGTGTGGCGGCCGAGACGGCCCGGAGGCTGTCGCTGAGCGTGCGCGCCCTGACCTACCGGCTGGAGCGGATACAGCAGTTGACCGGTTCGGACCCCGCCGACCCGATGCACCGCTACAAGCTGCAGACGGCGGTGATCGGCGCCAGGCTGCTGGACTGGCCCGCCAAGGAGCTCTGA
- a CDS encoding NAD(P)-binding protein: protein MLGYVSPLPQQPQRPPLTGHMVVCGDDALARRLAVELRYVYGERVTLLLPPGRDTSRPELPLTQRARASALFGRMSAAMNRNGTAGGGDGDTNAGVEAVRIIEAHEPSDEVLEEAGADRAAALALVYDDDELNIRAALTARRLNPRLRLVIRLYNRKLGQHLETLLDQAAAVSMPGLDHAALDASTTVLSDADTAAPALAATALTGSSKVIQAEGLLLRAVERTPPRPGERADPGLCTLALLSSTSQDPAGAEGSDSSGDEGPQLLPDRATVHAATGRGTIVLEAISQAGPDRAPSRMGGRGAPLGQVFSRRLRWSALGVAAAVVALAVASVITTGDSPLHAAYLTMLDLLAMGDPAVEDGDPASRQIIQLLSGTAGLLLLPLLVAAVLEAFGSLRNTSALRRPPRGLSGHVVLLGLGKIGTRVLVRLRELDIPVVVVEEDPEARGIPLARGLHVPTVLGDVTQEGVLEAAKIRRARALLALTSVDTTNLEAALYARSVKPDLRVALRLFDDEFATAVYRTLRTAHPQALTRSRSVSHLAAPAFAVAMMGRQILGAVPVERKVLLFAALEVAGHPQLEGRTVDQAFRAGAWRVLALDATPPADRIPDLAAAPPFDPLGPGQVASGLVWDLHPGYVLRAQDRVVIAATRRGLAELLRRQRSVIRR, encoded by the coding sequence ATGCTGGGATACGTGTCACCACTTCCGCAGCAGCCCCAACGCCCGCCCCTCACCGGCCACATGGTCGTCTGCGGCGACGACGCCCTCGCCCGGCGGCTCGCCGTCGAGTTGCGCTACGTCTACGGCGAGCGGGTCACCCTCCTGCTCCCGCCGGGCCGCGACACCAGCCGTCCGGAGCTGCCGCTGACCCAACGCGCCCGGGCGAGCGCACTGTTCGGACGCATGTCGGCGGCCATGAACCGCAACGGGACGGCCGGCGGGGGCGACGGCGACACCAACGCCGGGGTCGAGGCCGTCCGCATCATCGAGGCGCACGAGCCATCCGACGAGGTGCTGGAGGAGGCCGGCGCCGACCGGGCGGCCGCGCTCGCGCTCGTCTACGACGACGACGAGCTCAACATCCGGGCCGCCCTGACGGCCCGCCGGCTCAATCCCCGTCTGCGGCTCGTCATCCGGCTGTACAACCGCAAGCTCGGGCAGCACCTGGAGACCCTTCTCGACCAGGCCGCCGCCGTCTCCATGCCGGGCCTCGACCATGCGGCGCTCGACGCCTCCACGACCGTCCTGTCCGACGCCGACACGGCCGCCCCCGCGCTGGCCGCCACCGCGCTGACCGGCAGCAGCAAGGTCATCCAGGCCGAGGGTCTGCTGCTGCGCGCGGTCGAGCGCACGCCGCCCCGGCCCGGCGAACGCGCCGACCCGGGGCTGTGCACCCTCGCGCTGCTGTCCTCGACCAGCCAGGACCCGGCGGGCGCCGAGGGTTCCGACAGCAGCGGCGACGAAGGGCCACAACTGCTGCCCGACCGGGCGACGGTGCACGCGGCGACCGGCCGCGGCACGATCGTCCTGGAGGCGATCAGCCAGGCGGGCCCCGACCGCGCGCCCTCCCGGATGGGCGGCAGGGGCGCCCCGCTCGGCCAGGTCTTCTCACGCAGGCTGCGCTGGTCGGCGCTGGGCGTCGCGGCGGCCGTCGTCGCCCTCGCCGTGGCCTCGGTGATCACCACCGGCGACAGCCCGTTGCACGCCGCCTACCTCACGATGCTCGACCTGCTGGCCATGGGCGACCCCGCCGTCGAGGACGGCGACCCCGCGTCCCGCCAGATCATCCAGCTGCTGTCCGGGACGGCCGGCCTCCTGCTGCTGCCCCTGCTGGTCGCCGCCGTCCTGGAGGCGTTCGGCTCGCTGCGCAACACCTCCGCGCTGCGCCGCCCGCCGCGCGGGCTGTCGGGCCACGTGGTCCTGCTGGGCCTCGGCAAGATCGGCACGAGGGTGCTCGTGCGGCTGCGTGAGCTGGACATACCCGTCGTCGTGGTGGAGGAGGACCCGGAGGCCCGGGGCATCCCGCTGGCCCGCGGCCTGCACGTCCCGACGGTCCTGGGCGACGTCACCCAGGAGGGCGTCCTGGAGGCCGCCAAGATCCGCCGGGCCCGCGCCCTCCTCGCCCTGACCAGCGTCGACACGACGAACCTGGAGGCCGCGCTGTACGCCCGGTCGGTGAAGCCCGACCTTCGGGTGGCGCTGCGCCTGTTCGACGACGAGTTCGCGACCGCCGTCTACCGCACCCTGCGCACGGCGCACCCGCAGGCCCTGACCCGCTCCCGCTCGGTGTCCCACCTGGCCGCCCCGGCGTTCGCGGTGGCGATGATGGGCCGCCAGATCCTGGGGGCGGTGCCGGTCGAGCGGAAGGTGCTGCTGTTCGCGGCGCTGGAGGTGGCGGGCCATCCGCAGCTGGAGGGCAGGACGGTCGACCAGGCGTTCCGGGCGGGCGCCTGGCGGGTCCTGGCCCTGGACGCGACCCCGCCGGCCGACCGCATCCCGGACCTGGCCGCCGCGCCGCCGTTCGACCCGCTCGGACCGGGGCAGGTGGCCTCCGGCCTGGTCTGGGACCTGCACCCGGGCTACGTGCTGCGGGCCCAGGACCG